A genomic region of Friedmanniella luteola contains the following coding sequences:
- a CDS encoding DUF4395 domain-containing protein, protein METPAWATFPHPVNELAARTVAGGVALLTAVTLATQAWWLVPLLVLGFAARVLAGPRFSVLGRLATQVVAPRLGPARMVPGPPKRFAQAIGLVLTAVAVVAAAAGTTALTAVLLVILLVFALLESVVGFCAGCWVFGLLMRWGWVSEETCADCQDIGARYGRQPAGRS, encoded by the coding sequence GTGGAGACACCTGCCTGGGCGACGTTCCCGCATCCGGTCAACGAGCTGGCCGCCCGGACGGTGGCGGGCGGCGTCGCGCTGCTGACGGCCGTGACGCTCGCGACCCAGGCGTGGTGGCTGGTGCCGCTGCTCGTGCTGGGCTTCGCCGCGCGGGTGCTGGCCGGACCCCGCTTCAGCGTGCTCGGCCGGCTGGCCACCCAGGTGGTCGCGCCCCGGCTGGGGCCGGCACGGATGGTGCCGGGACCGCCGAAGCGCTTCGCCCAGGCCATCGGCCTGGTCCTGACGGCCGTCGCCGTGGTGGCGGCGGCCGCCGGGACCACCGCCCTGACGGCCGTGCTGCTCGTGATCCTGCTGGTCTTCGCCCTGCTGGAGTCCGTCGTCGGCTTCTGCGCCGGCTGCTGGGTGTTCGGGCTGCTGATGCGCTGGGGATGGGTCAGCGAGGAGACCTGCGCCGACTGCCAGGACATCGGGGCCCGGTACGGGCGGCAGCCGGCCGGGCGGTCCTGA